A part of Cystobacter ferrugineus genomic DNA contains:
- a CDS encoding type II secretion system F family protein produces the protein MSDVLTSTLMGGSALMFAASVGFFGFGVYQNYFSQFVSEVRDESAGGVAGFSSVAIRKLGVMNRRFMWPSYESKMRRNLIRAGEPQAFKPEDIMALQEISAAVGLVAGLILVNAIGENLAWALVFMLFGMYYPMIWVNDQVKKRHLLISRALPYNLDLLTLSVEAGLDFTGALAKVVEKGKAGPLREELQIVLKQLKMGKTREEALKAMIARVDLPSLTTFVTALIQADKMGTSLGKVLRIQSTQLRIDRTQRAEKLAGEAPVKMLFPLIACIFPTVFMVLFGPIVFQFMFGDVGS, from the coding sequence ATGAGCGATGTTCTCACCTCGACGCTGATGGGCGGCTCGGCGCTGATGTTCGCGGCGTCCGTGGGCTTCTTCGGGTTCGGCGTCTACCAGAACTACTTCTCGCAGTTCGTGTCCGAGGTGCGCGACGAGTCGGCCGGCGGCGTCGCGGGCTTCAGCTCGGTCGCCATTCGCAAGCTTGGCGTGATGAACCGCCGCTTCATGTGGCCGAGCTACGAGTCCAAGATGCGCCGCAACCTCATCCGCGCGGGTGAGCCCCAGGCCTTCAAGCCCGAGGACATCATGGCGCTGCAGGAGATCTCCGCCGCGGTGGGTCTGGTGGCGGGGCTCATCCTGGTGAACGCCATCGGCGAGAACCTGGCCTGGGCGCTGGTCTTCATGCTGTTCGGCATGTACTACCCGATGATCTGGGTGAACGATCAGGTGAAGAAGCGCCACCTGCTCATCTCCCGGGCGCTGCCCTACAACCTGGACCTGCTGACGCTGTCGGTGGAGGCGGGCCTGGACTTCACGGGCGCGCTGGCCAAGGTGGTGGAGAAGGGCAAGGCGGGGCCGCTGCGCGAGGAGCTGCAGATCGTCCTCAAGCAGCTCAAGATGGGCAAGACGCGCGAGGAGGCACTCAAGGCGATGATCGCCCGCGTGGACCTGCCGTCGCTCACCACCTTCGTCACCGCGCTCATCCAGGCGGACAAGATGGGCACCAGCCTCGGCAAGGTGCTGCGCATCCAGTCCACCCAGCTTCGCATCGACCGCACCCAGCGCGCCGAGAAGCTCGCCGGCGAGGCGCCGGTGAAGATGCTCTTCCCGCTCATCGCGTGCATCTTCCCCACGGTGTTCATGGTGCTCTTCGGGCCCATCGTGTTCCAGTTCATGTTCGGAGACGTCGGCAGCTAG
- a CDS encoding FHA domain-containing protein — protein MSNGSPPTRRRPTTSSSSDAPSGGAARQRPPVRRSPSAAPPPEPAPLPVSGTKLVCIAGPCAGQEFGLEDGEYVIGRANDNPICIPDSSVSRRHVLIRRVGGGWTVNDLGSGNGTLMNGEPLSEETPLSSGAVLTLGDTELTFNDASNATMLMPMPSAPPARPARTRTAAAPAAPAAEEEGDGEVAIAPRRPPPRPESRVRPGRGRTAVADPEAQKRKKRLLVISASVFVLLAAVLLIMKLQQQRQAEALRQNAMAAQQQREQIAGLFQEAKNLIRDGKWSEAKQRLLELKEAEPEHPQVGDYLARVEKEIPNQVALEAARTALEQNQLGPASTSLAKVSQDTQMFEAVGSLRRGLKDKADKRVGEAQSLLSQKQIDQAKAITDDVLVAFPEHRDAKVVNEQAARAIAERDAPPPPPTPKAVPKPWDQAVDRYRDGDLQGAMAMANACADKAPQCKTLMTQLSDFGTLYKKMEDLDDRGLTRLLDLDRRITNGRSSKLVAGAGKRAANNYYKMASTAKVSGQWGRAMDYAQRALQADPSNTGAANIVSEMRQKAKDVYMSAYAMKDTDPEEALPKFREVMSMTSPDDETHQKAKGWVEKLKR, from the coding sequence ATGTCGAACGGTTCCCCTCCCACCCGTCGTCGCCCCACGACCAGTTCCTCGTCGGACGCCCCCTCGGGCGGCGCCGCGCGTCAGCGTCCCCCGGTGCGCAGGAGCCCCTCCGCCGCGCCGCCCCCCGAGCCGGCGCCCCTTCCGGTATCGGGCACGAAGCTGGTGTGCATCGCGGGTCCCTGCGCCGGCCAGGAGTTCGGTCTGGAGGATGGCGAGTACGTCATCGGTCGAGCCAACGACAACCCCATCTGCATCCCGGACTCCTCGGTGTCCCGCCGGCACGTGCTCATCCGGCGCGTGGGCGGGGGCTGGACGGTGAACGATCTGGGGTCCGGTAACGGCACCCTGATGAACGGCGAGCCCCTGAGCGAGGAGACGCCCCTGTCCTCCGGCGCCGTGCTCACGCTGGGCGACACGGAGCTCACCTTCAACGACGCCTCCAATGCCACGATGCTGATGCCGATGCCCTCGGCACCGCCCGCGCGTCCGGCCCGTACCCGCACCGCGGCCGCTCCGGCGGCGCCCGCCGCGGAGGAGGAGGGGGATGGGGAGGTGGCGATCGCCCCCCGGCGTCCTCCGCCCCGTCCCGAGTCGCGGGTGCGCCCGGGCCGGGGCCGCACGGCGGTGGCGGATCCCGAGGCGCAGAAGCGCAAGAAGCGCCTGCTGGTGATCTCCGCGTCCGTCTTCGTGCTCCTGGCGGCCGTGCTGCTCATCATGAAGTTGCAGCAGCAGCGGCAGGCCGAGGCGCTGCGCCAGAACGCCATGGCCGCCCAGCAGCAGCGCGAGCAGATCGCCGGCCTGTTCCAGGAGGCCAAGAACCTCATCCGTGATGGCAAGTGGTCCGAGGCCAAGCAGCGGCTGCTGGAGCTCAAGGAAGCCGAGCCCGAGCACCCGCAGGTGGGTGACTACCTGGCGCGCGTGGAGAAGGAGATTCCCAACCAGGTGGCGCTCGAGGCGGCCCGGACGGCGCTGGAGCAGAACCAGCTCGGTCCGGCGTCCACCTCGCTGGCCAAGGTGAGCCAGGACACCCAGATGTTCGAGGCGGTGGGCTCGCTGCGCCGGGGGCTGAAGGACAAGGCCGACAAGCGCGTGGGCGAGGCCCAGTCGCTCCTGTCGCAGAAGCAGATCGATCAGGCCAAGGCCATCACCGACGACGTGCTCGTGGCCTTCCCGGAGCACCGCGACGCCAAGGTCGTCAACGAGCAGGCCGCGCGCGCCATCGCGGAGCGTGACGCGCCTCCCCCTCCGCCCACCCCCAAGGCGGTGCCCAAGCCGTGGGATCAAGCGGTGGATCGCTACCGCGATGGCGATCTGCAGGGCGCCATGGCCATGGCCAATGCCTGCGCGGACAAGGCCCCGCAGTGCAAGACGCTCATGACCCAGTTGTCGGACTTCGGCACCCTCTACAAGAAGATGGAGGACCTGGACGACCGGGGCCTGACGCGCCTGTTGGATCTGGACCGGAGGATCACCAACGGCCGCAGCAGCAAGCTCGTCGCCGGGGCGGGCAAGCGCGCCGCCAACAACTATTACAAGATGGCCTCGACGGCGAAGGTGTCCGGGCAGTGGGGCCGCGCGATGGATTATGCCCAGCGCGCCCTCCAGGCGGATCCGAGCAACACGGGCGCCGCCAACATCGTCAGCGAGATGCGCCAGAAGGCGAAGGACGTCTACATGAGCGCCTACGCCATGAAGGACACCGATCCCGAGGAAGCGCTGCCCAAGTTCCGCGAGGTCATGTCCATGACCTCGCCGGATGACGAGACGCACCAGAAGGCCAAGGGCTGGGTCGAGAAGCTCAAGCGATGA